Within the Streptomyces sp. YIM 121038 genome, the region GCCGTGTCGCATACGCGACCCCAGGGCGGGCAGGCCCCGCACCCGTCGGCCGCGGAGCCGGTGGGCGAGCTGGTGCAGCGCGCGTCCCATCAGCTGACCGAGCTGGTGCGGGGCGAGATGCGTCTGGCGCAGGCGGAGATGAAGGAGAAGGGCAAGCGGTACGGCAAGGGCGGCGGCCTCTTCGGCGGCGCGGGCCTCGTCGGGTTCCTGATGCTGCAGGCCCTGGTGGCGACCGCGATCGCCGCCCTCGCGGTGCCGCTGCCGGTGTGGGCGGCGGCCCTCGTGGTGACCGCCGTGCTCGGCCTGGTCGCCGCGCTGATGGCGGTGACGGGGAAGAAGGAGGTCTCCCGGGCCGCGCCGCCCGTGCCGGAGGAGACGATCGAGAACGTGAAGGCCGACGTGGCCGAGATCAAGGAGAGTGCGCACCGATGACCCAACTGCCGCACGAGGACGAGTCCGCCGAGTCCCCGCGGGAACTGCGCGACCAGGTCGAGCGGACCCGCCACGAGCTCGCCGGGACGGTGGAGGCCCTCGCGGCCAAGGCCGATGTCAGGGCCCGGGCCCAGGAGAAGGCCACCGAGGTCAAGGACCAGACCGTCGCCAAGGCGGGCGAGCTCAAGGAGCAGGCCGTGGTCAAGGCGAGGGAACTCAAGGACAAGGCCGCCGACGCCGCAACGCGGGCGCAGGACAAGCTGCCCGACCTCCCGGCCCCCGTCAAGGACAAGGCCGTCCAGGCCCGCGCCCAGGCGGCCCGTACCGGACGCGTGTGGGAGGAGAAGGCGCCCGAGCCCCTGCGGGCCAGGACCGCCCAGGGCGCGCGGGCGGCCCGGAACAACCGCGCCGTGCTCCTTGCGGCGGGTGGCGCGGCCGCCCTGGTGTGGCTGGCGTACCGGCGGCGGAACGGATGAGCGGATGAAGGCCTCGAAGATCGCGTACAAGCCGGTCGGTCTCGCGCTCGGTGCGGTCAGCGGCATGGTCGCCGGGGCGCTCTTCCAGCAGGCCTGGAAGGTGATCGGCCGTGAGGAGGACGCCCCGGACGCCACCGACGAGGAGCGCGCCTGGAGCCAGGTGCTGCTCGCCGCCACCTTGCAGGGGGCGATCTTCGCCGCGTCCAAGGCGGCCGTGGACCGCGCGGGAGCCACCGCCGTGCGCCGTCTGACCGGTACCTGGCCCGGCTGACACGGGCGCCGGCGGCGGCAGGGCGGGCGGTCCGGCTAGCGCAGGGTGCGGGCCCGGGCGAGGACCTCGGCCGGGGCCTTGGCCACCGAGCCGCTGTCGAAGGGCGGCTGCGGGTCGTACTCGGTGTAGAGCTGGATCGCCTGCGCGGTCACCTCGTCGGTGAGCAGGGCGGCCAGCTGGACGGCCATGTCGATGCCGGAGGAGACCCCCGCCGAGGTGATCACCCGGTCGTGCCGGACGACCCGCTCGGGGGTGTACGTGGCGCCGTACGACTCCAGTTGGGCGGCCGCGTCCCAGTGGGTGGTGGCGGTCAGGCCGGTCAGGAGGCCCGCCGCGCCGAGCACCAGGGAGCCGGTGCAGACCGAGGTGGTGAAGCGCGTGTCCGTGTGGATCCGGCGCACCCAGTCGAGGAACTCGGGGCTCCGCGTCATGGCCCCGGCGCTGCCTCCGCCCGGGATCAGCAGGACGTCACAGTGTTCCACCTCGGTGTACCGGGTCGCGACGTGCACCGGCAGGGAGCCCAGGGTGTCCTGCACCGGGCCGGGTTCGGCGGCGACGAACCGCACGGTGGTGCCGGGCAGGTACGCGAGGATCTCGTACGGGCCGATCGCGTCGAGCGGCTCGAAGTCGTCGAAGAGCGGGATCACTATGTCCATGGGCCGCAGCATAACCAGCGGCCCCGCGGGTCCCGTCGGGGCCGGTCAGCTCGTCGCCCGTACCGCGTCGCCGATCAGCTCGGCGACCTGCCGGGGTGCGGACAGGGCGACGGCGTGCGAGGCGTCCGGGAGTTCGACGACGACGGCCCCGGCCCGCCGCGCGCAGAAGCGCTGCACCTCGGGGTGGATCGCCCGGTCGGCCCCCGCCACCAGGGCCCAGGACGGCTTCGTCAGCCAGGCCGCCGCGGAGGCCGTCTCGGCGAAGGCCGTGGCGGCGAGGGGGCGTTGGGCCGCCGCGAGCACCCTGGTGATCTCCTCGGCGACGTCCGCGGCGAAGACGGAGGGGAAGGCCGCCTCGTCGATGGTGACTTCGACGGCGCTGTCCCCGTCGAGGAGGGGGTAGGTCCACTCCTTCAGGCTGCCCGGCAGCAGCGAGTCGGGGAAGCGCCCCTGCAACTCCCCCAGGGTCTCGTCCTCGTGCGGCACGAACGCGGCCACGTACACGAGCCCGACGACGTTGTCCGCGGCACCGGCCACGGTGATCAGCGCCCCGCCGTAGGAGTGTCCGACCAGGACGACGGGCCCGTCGATCTGGGCGACGACGGAAGCGACGTAGGAGGCGTCGGACGCGAGGCCGCGCAGCGGGTTCGGTGGGGCGAGGACCGGGATGCCGTGGCTCCGCAGTTCCGAGATGACGCCGATCCAGGTCGCCGCGTCGGCGAAGGCACCGTGCACGAGGACGACGGTGGGCAGGGGGGTGGTCATGGGCAGCTCTCTTCTCGGTGTCGGGCCACGTGCGGGGCGTCACGCCGTGGTCCACGAAGGAGGTCCGTGCAGCTGGTCGCCCACGGTAGGGCGGGTGCGGCGGCGCCGCTGGCACGGCGGCGCACCGCCGCTGCCACGACAGCGCACGCCGGGCTCAGGCCGCCTTCGGGGCGAAGGCGGAGGTGGCGAGTGACTGCCATTCGCTGGGGGACATCCCGTACGCGCCCCGGAACGCGCGGCTGAAGTGCGAGGGGCTGCTGAAGCCCCAGCGGTGGGCCACCGCGGCCATGGTGAACCTCCGGTGGGACCGGCCCAACTCGATCCGGCAGGACTCCAGTCTGCGGCGGCGCACCCACTGGCTCACCGTGGTGCCGTCGTTCTGGAAGAGCTTGTGCAGATAGCGGACGGAGATGTGGTGGGCGCGCGCGATCGACTCCGGGGAGAGGTCGGGGTCCATCAGATGCTCCTCGATGAAGGCCCGGATCCGGGCCAGCGTCTCCTGTCCGCCCCGCGCACCGCGGGCGGCCCCCGCGGCCGTGTCCGTCTCCAGGAGCTCCACGACCAGGACGGAGAGCAGGTGCACGGCCGTGCGCGAGAGCCGGTCCCCGACGGTGGTCCGGCGCAGCTCCGCCTCGGCGGCGAGCGCCGACAGGAAGCCCGACACCAGTGCCCCCAGCCCTTCGCCGCCGCGCACGGGGACTCCCACCACCTGGTGGAGCTCGGCCTCCGAGACGCCCAGATAGCACTGGGGGATCCGGAAGAAGAGCATCTGGCAGTCGTCGCCGAACCGCAGCAGGTGGCGCCGGGCCGGGTCGCAGAAGACCAGGTCGTTCGGCTCCAAGAACGTCCTGGCTCCCGCGCGGACACTGCTCACCGGTCCGCGGACGTGCATGCCGAGGTAGAGGAACTTGCCCTCCTGCTCGCCGGGCATGTCGGAGAGCATCCGCACGAGCCACTCGGCGCCGGCGGCCGCGGGCCGCGTCGTCGCTTCGGGCACGGGTGACATCACTGGCTGTGTCATGGGGGACTCCAAGCCGTACGGTTCTTCGTGGTGGGGCGGGGCGCTCGCGCGGGCACCCGCGGATCGCGGCGGGCGGGTCAGGGCCGCGGCCCTGCCTCCTCGGCCAGGAACTCCTCCACCACGGCGTTGAAGGCCGCCGGGTTCTCCAGGAAGGGGAAGTGCGAGTTCGCCACGTCGGCGGCGAAGACGTGCAGCCGCGCGAAGGGAATCCGCTCGGCGACGAACCGCTGCGAGTCGGGGTGGACGTGGCTTCCCTCGCAGCCGATCACCAGGGTCGGCACGTCGACCCTGGGGAGCACGTCCCGCCAGTCCTGGGCGCAGTGGTCGAACAGCAGCGGCACACCGGCGTACGCGGGGGTCGCGGTGAGCTGCCCGGCGACGAAGGCGAGCAGCTCCGGGTCGGGCTCGCCGGAGAACATGCCGCGGACGAAGTCGGCCCGCACCTGGTCGCCTCCCGGCGCCGCGAGCGCGGCCCCCAGGTCGAGGAGTGCCGGTACGTCGAAGAGGGCGCCGCAGTCGCGCTGTTCCCGCTCGGTCATCCAGGGCACGGCGGCGACCGCCGCGGGCTGGTCGACGGCGACGAAGCGCCGCATCCGGCCGGTCCCGTACTGGTCGACGAAGCTCCACCAGACCGAGACGCCCATGGACCAGCCCAGCGCGTCGAAGCGCGGCAGCCGCAGGTGGTCGACGAGTTCGAGCACGTCACGGGCCAGGCGGGCGATGCGGTAGCCGTGCCGCGGC harbors:
- a CDS encoding phage holin family protein, which gives rise to MSHTRPQGGQAPHPSAAEPVGELVQRASHQLTELVRGEMRLAQAEMKEKGKRYGKGGGLFGGAGLVGFLMLQALVATAIAALAVPLPVWAAALVVTAVLGLVAALMAVTGKKEVSRAAPPVPEETIENVKADVAEIKESAHR
- a CDS encoding DUF3618 domain-containing protein — encoded protein: MTQLPHEDESAESPRELRDQVERTRHELAGTVEALAAKADVRARAQEKATEVKDQTVAKAGELKEQAVVKARELKDKAADAATRAQDKLPDLPAPVKDKAVQARAQAARTGRVWEEKAPEPLRARTAQGARAARNNRAVLLAAGGAAALVWLAYRRRNG
- a CDS encoding DUF4235 domain-containing protein; translated protein: MKASKIAYKPVGLALGAVSGMVAGALFQQAWKVIGREEDAPDATDEERAWSQVLLAATLQGAIFAASKAAVDRAGATAVRRLTGTWPG
- a CDS encoding DJ-1/PfpI family protein is translated as MDIVIPLFDDFEPLDAIGPYEILAYLPGTTVRFVAAEPGPVQDTLGSLPVHVATRYTEVEHCDVLLIPGGGSAGAMTRSPEFLDWVRRIHTDTRFTTSVCTGSLVLGAAGLLTGLTATTHWDAAAQLESYGATYTPERVVRHDRVITSAGVSSGIDMAVQLAALLTDEVTAQAIQLYTEYDPQPPFDSGSVAKAPAEVLARARTLR
- a CDS encoding alpha/beta hydrolase, whose amino-acid sequence is MTTPLPTVVLVHGAFADAATWIGVISELRSHGIPVLAPPNPLRGLASDASYVASVVAQIDGPVVLVGHSYGGALITVAGAADNVVGLVYVAAFVPHEDETLGELQGRFPDSLLPGSLKEWTYPLLDGDSAVEVTIDEAAFPSVFAADVAEEITRVLAAAQRPLAATAFAETASAAAWLTKPSWALVAGADRAIHPEVQRFCARRAGAVVVELPDASHAVALSAPRQVAELIGDAVRATS
- a CDS encoding helix-turn-helix domain-containing protein, coding for MTQPVMSPVPEATTRPAAAGAEWLVRMLSDMPGEQEGKFLYLGMHVRGPVSSVRAGARTFLEPNDLVFCDPARRHLLRFGDDCQMLFFRIPQCYLGVSEAELHQVVGVPVRGGEGLGALVSGFLSALAAEAELRRTTVGDRLSRTAVHLLSVLVVELLETDTAAGAARGARGGQETLARIRAFIEEHLMDPDLSPESIARAHHISVRYLHKLFQNDGTTVSQWVRRRRLESCRIELGRSHRRFTMAAVAHRWGFSSPSHFSRAFRGAYGMSPSEWQSLATSAFAPKAA
- a CDS encoding alpha/beta hydrolase, with the translated sequence MKELITTDGARLAYRDSGGGGVPLIMLHGWGQTQAMFRHQLAELAPGRRVVTVDLRGHGLSGKPRHGYRIARLARDVLELVDHLRLPRFDALGWSMGVSVWWSFVDQYGTGRMRRFVAVDQPAAVAAVPWMTEREQRDCGALFDVPALLDLGAALAAPGGDQVRADFVRGMFSGEPDPELLAFVAGQLTATPAYAGVPLLFDHCAQDWRDVLPRVDVPTLVIGCEGSHVHPDSQRFVAERIPFARLHVFAADVANSHFPFLENPAAFNAVVEEFLAEEAGPRP